The Candidatus Palauibacter polyketidifaciens genome contains the following window.
GGGAAGTCGCTCACGGGAACGCTGATGGCGGTCCTCATCCAGCAGGGCGTGTACGGGCTGTGGCAGCGCGCGCCGATCCCGGAATGGCAGGACGACGACAGGAAGAACATCCGCATCGCCGACATCATGCGGATGTCGAGCGGGATCCGGATCGTCGCGCCCCAGGACCCGGATTATACGGAGGAGATGGGGTATCCCGACCACCTCTATCTCTACACCGGCGAGAACGCCTTCGAGTGGGCCGCGACGCGCCCGCAGCAGTGGGAGCCCAACACGGTGGGGCGGTACCGGAACACCGACCCGGCGCTGACGAACTACCTGACCCGCCTCGGCGTGGAGGGGCGCGGCGAAGACTACCACGCCTTCCCGCAGCGGAACCTGTTCGACAAGCTCGGGATCCGGAACTTCATCATGGAGACGGACCCGAACGGGAACTTCCTCACGCAGGGCTACGAGTTCGGCTCCGCGCGCGACTGGGCACGGCTCGGCAACCTCTACCTGCAGGACGGCGTGTGGGAGGGCGAGCGCATCCTCCCCGAGGGCTATGTCGACTACGCGATGGAGATCGCCCCGGCCTGGATCGCGGACGGACGGCCCGTCTACGGCGGCGGCTTCGTGTGGAAGGACCTCGGCTTCCCCATCGAGGATGACTACGGCGGGTTCGCGGGCGCCGGCGGGCAGTACACGGTGTTCATTCCGGCGCGCGGCCTCGTCATCACGCGTCTCGGAAAATACACGGGCGCCGGTCCGGGCCGGGAGAACCTGGACGCCGCGATCGCCCTGCTGATGGAAGCCGTGCCCCCGATCAGCGACTAACCGCGATCGGCGACTAACCCGCTGGCTCCCGGCGCGCCCCAGCGAGGCGCCCTGCACGAGCAGGAAGGTCCGGGGCGTCGAGGATCGTCGCGACGAGGTCGAAATCGTCGCGGGGGCCGGTCCATTCGAGGTCGTCCACGGTCGCTGAGACCGGGGCGTCGCGGACAAGCGTGGCGAGGCGGCGGAAGAGGAGCGCGTCATCGAGCGCGGTGCGCAGCGTCTGGGCGAGGCGTTCGGGGCCGCGCACGGAGACATCCCAGTCTCTTCCATCCGAGGGGATGTCCTCTATGCGGCCGTAACGCGAGAGCACGGCGGCGGCGGTCTTGGCGCCGAAGCCTCGGATGCCGGGGAATCCGTCCGCGGAGTCTCCCACCAGGGCGAGCCAGTCGGGGATCGCGGCGGGAGGGACCCCGAACTTCTCGATGACGCCGGCCTCGTCGCGCAGGAGCCGCTGTCGGCGGTCGAACTGCACGATGCGGTCGCCTTCCACGCACTGGGCGAGGTCCTTGTCCGGGGTGCAGAGGAAGACGCGCTCCACGCGCGGGTCCGCGGCGGCCATCGCGGCGCCGGACGCCATCGCGTCGTCCGCCTCATGCCCCACCATCGGCCACACGGTGAAGCCCGCCGAGGCGAGCGCCTCATCGACGAGCGGGAACTGCGAGTAGAGCGCCGGATCGATGCCCGAGCCGTCCTTGTAGCCGGGCCACAGATCGTTGCGGAAGGATTCGATGACGCGGTCGGTGGCGATCGCGACGTGCGTGGCGCCGCCCTCGAGGAGGCCGAGCATCGAATTCACGACCCCGCGCGTCGCCCCCACCTCGTGGCCTCCGGCGTTCTTCGCCGACGGTGCGCCGTAGAAGTGCCGGAACAACTCGTAGGTGCCGTCGATGAGGTGGACCTGCACGCGAACTCTGCCCTCCG
Protein-coding sequences here:
- a CDS encoding serine hydrolase; this translates as MRRAPDRTFVTHLCCALSLSLFGLLACAPEDGGEAGGDEASGESLMERVIARGESLELPTEWDPPPGEPIVHHTAGFAKTLCSGVFITGLDWRDAAANVGGFTAPFQHRGAVVDTVVDMEARTVSLTLGSGITRTAKLYGSQGCITNPLGQDSIYFTPSVVEPMTPDPATTPWPMGDVLPDEPYPPEIDMDKVGQAVEIAMDQEGMTLGFVVTYQGRIIGEDYGPGVDMHTPFESWSKGKSLTGTLMAVLIQQGVYGLWQRAPIPEWQDDDRKNIRIADIMRMSSGIRIVAPQDPDYTEEMGYPDHLYLYTGENAFEWAATRPQQWEPNTVGRYRNTDPALTNYLTRLGVEGRGEDYHAFPQRNLFDKLGIRNFIMETDPNGNFLTQGYEFGSARDWARLGNLYLQDGVWEGERILPEGYVDYAMEIAPAWIADGRPVYGGGFVWKDLGFPIEDDYGGFAGAGGQYTVFIPARGLVITRLGKYTGAGPGRENLDAAIALLMEAVPPISD
- a CDS encoding 5'-3' exonuclease H3TH domain-containing protein, whose amino-acid sequence is MHTTLRRTTLRRRERDGAENRGGASAEGRVRVQVHLIDGTYELFRHFYGAPSAKNAGGHEVGATRGVVNSMLGLLEGGATHVAIATDRVIESFRNDLWPGYKDGSGIDPALYSQFPLVDEALASAGFTVWPMVGHEADDAMASGAAMAAADPRVERVFLCTPDKDLAQCVEGDRIVQFDRRQRLLRDEAGVIEKFGVPPAAIPDWLALVGDSADGFPGIRGFGAKTAAAVLSRYGRIEDIPSDGRDWDVSVRGPERLAQTLRTALDDALLFRRLATLVRDAPVSATVDDLEWTGPRDDFDLVATILDAPDLPARAGRLAGARREPAG